The sequence GTAACTGAAATAGCCCAGCTTTCCCGGCAGACCACGCACGTCTATCACCGCCGGTCCCAGCCTGCCTTCCAACACCGGCAGCTCGGCAGCGTTCCCGCTGGCGGGATCGCGGATCTGGACGGTCTTGACGTCGGCCATCGGCCTTATTTGCCGCCGTACTTGCGCCGGAACTTGTCCACCCGACCGGCGGTATCGACGATCTTCTGCTTGCCGGTGTAGAAGGGATGGCAGGCGGAACAGACCTCCACATGAATGTCGCGCCCCAGGGTCGAACGGGTGTGAATCACGTTACCGCAGCTGCAGGTGATGGTGACTTCTTTGTATTCGGGATGAATACCGGCTTTCATGATTGGTTATCCTCGTGGAACAGATTGGGCACCATGATTGCAGCCAGAAGCTGCAACGAAAACGATTTATCTTAGGAGAGCTTGCAATCATTTACAAGCCGCCCTGCAAACGGTTGTATTTTAACAGCAATATGATAAGGTTTCCGACCATTTAAGCACAGGCAGACAAGGCATGCTTCGAAACGGGACGTGGATCGCGCTCACACTTCTGGTTGCCGAAGGACTGACGGCAGACCCGCTGGATCAGGCCATCCGCACCGAAACCCAGACCCTCCAGCAGGCCGCCCAAAGCCAGAAACGCATCGACCGTCTGGACGACGCCACCCGGCGGATGCTCGACGAATACCGGCGCACCCTGCGGGAGGCTG comes from Methylomarinovum caldicuralii and encodes:
- the rpmE gene encoding 50S ribosomal protein L31; translation: MKAGIHPEYKEVTITCSCGNVIHTRSTLGRDIHVEVCSACHPFYTGKQKIVDTAGRVDKFRRKYGGK